One genomic region from Nymphaea colorata isolate Beijing-Zhang1983 chromosome 10, ASM883128v2, whole genome shotgun sequence encodes:
- the LOC116262733 gene encoding uncharacterized protein LOC116262733, whose translation MRIRNRSTHLSLLLFPHFSREGGERLVQPKEEGAAQTEASRQEQKEEAASGAALHPRPPSSHPPTSGSLPLLQKAAGETARDSHTALLKPHTQEAARLEKREGARDERNWSSVEATEKDYSQDGRWHEEKSAFPLKKRKNLEWAFDGGEDDGDNGAEDESDDDECKQKRKKAKAVEKKWRCTRMNGRGWRCSKPTLVGYSLCEHHLGKGRRIKTINTLAPQKQQDDNPEAANGSKKNKKKEKEIVKARSMNSLLLDQASPSA comes from the exons atgagGATACGAAACAGATCGACCCATCTCTCGCTCCTGCTCTTCCCCCATTTCTcaagggaaggaggagagagattgGTGCAACCGAAGGAGGAAGGGGCGGCCCAGACGGAGGCTTCACGGCAAGAGCAGAAGGAGGAAGCCGCCAGCGGTGCAGCCTTACACCCCCGGCCACCCAGTTCTCACCCACCCACCTCCGGATCACTCCCTCTCCTGCAGAAAGCTGCCGGAGAAACCGCAAGGGACTCCCACACCGCCTTGCTCAAGCCTCACACACAG GAAGCCGCACGGCTGGAGAAAAGAGAGGGTGCAAGGGATGAGAG AAATTGGTCAAGTGTGGAGGCTACCGAGAAGGATTATTCACAAG ATGGAAGATGGCATGAGGAGAAGAGCGCGTTCCctttgaagaagaggaagaatcTCGAGTGGGCATTCGACGGCGGTGAGGATGACGGCGATAATGGTGCTGAAGATGAGAGCGACGATGATGAGTGTaagcagaagaggaagaaagccAAGGCGGTGGAGAAGAAATGGAGGTGCACTCGGATGAACGGTAGAGGATGGAGGTGCAGCAAGCCAACACTTGTGGGATACTCCCTCTGCGAGCACCATCTCGGCAAGGGGAGGAGGATAAAGACGATCAACACACTTGCACCACAGAAACAGCAAGACGATAATCCTGAAGCTGCAAACGGgagcaagaagaacaagaagaaagagaaggagatcGTTAAGGCTCGATCCATGAACAGCCTTCTTCTAGATCAGGCTTCTCCTAGTGCCTAA